In Felis catus isolate Fca126 chromosome A3, F.catus_Fca126_mat1.0, whole genome shotgun sequence, a single genomic region encodes these proteins:
- the OSBPL2 gene encoding oxysterol-binding protein-related protein 2 isoform X1 — MNGEDEFFDAVTGFDSESSSGGFSEASQRVAAVMCVDSGRSNGVGKAGERPPRENGIQKHRTSLPAPMFTRSDFSVWSILKKCIGLELSKITMPIAFNEPLSFLQRITEYMEHVDLIHRASCQPQALERMQCVAAFAVSAVASQWERTGKPFNPLLGETYELIREDLGFRFISEQVSHHPPISAFYSEGLHQDFLFHGSIYPKLKFWGKSVEAEPRGTITLELLKHNEAYTWTNPTCCVHNVIIGKLWIEQYGTVEIVNHRTGDKCVLHFKPCGLFGKELHKVEGHIQDKNKKKLFMIYGKWTECLWGIDPAAYESFKKRERRGDHLSKPQPDDSSQKADGDVADAVPEVQETVQVIPGSKLLWRVNTRPPNSAQMYNFTSFTVSLNELQSGMEKTLAPTDCRLRPDIRGMENGDMDLASQEKERLEEKQREARRERAEQEAEWQTRWFHQGSNPHTGAPDWLYAGGYFERNFSRCPDIY; from the exons ATGAACGGCGAGGACGAATTCTTTGATGCTGTCACAG GCTTCGATTCTGAGAGCTCTTCCGGGGGATTTTCAGAAGCAAGTCAGAGAGTCGCTGCGGTGATGTGTGTGGACTCCGGCAGAAGTAACGGGGTCGGAAAGGCCGGGGAGAGGCCCCCTCGAGAAAATGGAATTCAGAAGCACAG GACGTCACTGCCTGCCCCGATGTTTACCAGAAGTGACTTCAGCGTGTGGAGTATATTAAAGAAATGCATCGGCCTG GAGCTGTCCAAGATCACCATGCCCATCGCCTTCAACGAGCCTCTGAGTTTCCTCCAGCGGATCACGGAGTACATGGAGCACGTGGACCTCATTCACAGAGCCTCCTgccagccccaggccctggaaAGGATGCAG TGCGTTGCTGCCTTTGCGGTGTCGGCGGTGGCTTCCCAGTGGGAGAGGACCGGCAAGCCCTTCAACCCGCTCCTGGGAGAGACTTACGAGCTGATCAG GGAGGATTTAGGGTTCAGATTTATATCCGAGCAGGTGAGCCACCACCCCCCGATCAGTGCATTTTATTCAGAGGGCCTCCACCAGGACTTCTTGTTTCACGGCTCCATCTACCCGAAGCTGAAGTTCTGGGGCAAGAGCGTGGAGGCCGAGCCCCGGGGCACCATCACGCTGGAGCTGCTCAA ACACAATGAGGCTTACACCTGGACCAACCCTACCTGCTGTGTGCACAACGTGATTATCGGGAAGCTCTGGATAGAGCAGTACGGGACGGTGGAGATTGTAAACCACAG AACTGGAGATAAGTGTGTGCTTCATTTTAAACCATGTGGACTGTTTGGAAAAGAACTTCACAAAGTGGAGGGGCACATCCAGGACAAAAA CAAAAAGAAGCTCTTTATGATCTATGGAAAATGGACAGAGTGTTTGTGGGGAATAGACCCTGCTGCGTACGAGTCCTTCAAGAAGCGGGAGAGGAGAGGCGACCACCTGAGCAAGCCACAGCCG GACGACAGCTCCCAGAAAGCTGACGGCGATGTGGCGGATGCCGTGCCCGAGGTTCAGGAGACTGTGCAGGTCATTCCAGGCAGCAAGCTACTCTGGAGGGTCAACACTCGGCCCCCCAACTCTGCCCAG ATGTACAATTTTACCAGCTTCACCGTCAGTCTCAACGAGCTGCAGAGCGGCATGGAGAAGACCCTGGCTCCCACGGACTGCCGCCTGCGCCCCGACATCCGCGGCATGGAGAACGGCGACATGG ATCTGGCGAGCCAGGAGAAGGAGCGGCTGGAGGAGAAGCAGCGGGAGGCCCGGAGGGAGCGGGCCGAGCAGGAGGCCGAGTGGCAGACCAG GTGGTTTCATCAAGGCAGCAACCCGCACACGGGGGCTCCCGACTGGTTGTATGCGGGGGGCTACTTTGAGCGGAATTTCTCCCGCTGCCCAGATATCTACTGA
- the OSBPL2 gene encoding oxysterol-binding protein-related protein 2 isoform X4: MPIAFNEPLSFLQRITEYMEHVDLIHRASCQPQALERMQCVAAFAVSAVASQWERTGKPFNPLLGETYELIREDLGFRFISEQVSHHPPISAFYSEGLHQDFLFHGSIYPKLKFWGKSVEAEPRGTITLELLKHNEAYTWTNPTCCVHNVIIGKLWIEQYGTVEIVNHRTGDKCVLHFKPCGLFGKELHKVEGHIQDKNKKKLFMIYGKWTECLWGIDPAAYESFKKRERRGDHLSKPQPDDSSQKADGDVADAVPEVQETVQVIPGSKLLWRVNTRPPNSAQMYNFTSFTVSLNELQSGMEKTLAPTDCRLRPDIRGMENGDMDLASQEKERLEEKQREARRERAEQEAEWQTRWFHQGSNPHTGAPDWLYAGGYFERNFSRCPDIY; encoded by the exons ATGCCCATCGCCTTCAACGAGCCTCTGAGTTTCCTCCAGCGGATCACGGAGTACATGGAGCACGTGGACCTCATTCACAGAGCCTCCTgccagccccaggccctggaaAGGATGCAG TGCGTTGCTGCCTTTGCGGTGTCGGCGGTGGCTTCCCAGTGGGAGAGGACCGGCAAGCCCTTCAACCCGCTCCTGGGAGAGACTTACGAGCTGATCAG GGAGGATTTAGGGTTCAGATTTATATCCGAGCAGGTGAGCCACCACCCCCCGATCAGTGCATTTTATTCAGAGGGCCTCCACCAGGACTTCTTGTTTCACGGCTCCATCTACCCGAAGCTGAAGTTCTGGGGCAAGAGCGTGGAGGCCGAGCCCCGGGGCACCATCACGCTGGAGCTGCTCAA ACACAATGAGGCTTACACCTGGACCAACCCTACCTGCTGTGTGCACAACGTGATTATCGGGAAGCTCTGGATAGAGCAGTACGGGACGGTGGAGATTGTAAACCACAG AACTGGAGATAAGTGTGTGCTTCATTTTAAACCATGTGGACTGTTTGGAAAAGAACTTCACAAAGTGGAGGGGCACATCCAGGACAAAAA CAAAAAGAAGCTCTTTATGATCTATGGAAAATGGACAGAGTGTTTGTGGGGAATAGACCCTGCTGCGTACGAGTCCTTCAAGAAGCGGGAGAGGAGAGGCGACCACCTGAGCAAGCCACAGCCG GACGACAGCTCCCAGAAAGCTGACGGCGATGTGGCGGATGCCGTGCCCGAGGTTCAGGAGACTGTGCAGGTCATTCCAGGCAGCAAGCTACTCTGGAGGGTCAACACTCGGCCCCCCAACTCTGCCCAG ATGTACAATTTTACCAGCTTCACCGTCAGTCTCAACGAGCTGCAGAGCGGCATGGAGAAGACCCTGGCTCCCACGGACTGCCGCCTGCGCCCCGACATCCGCGGCATGGAGAACGGCGACATGG ATCTGGCGAGCCAGGAGAAGGAGCGGCTGGAGGAGAAGCAGCGGGAGGCCCGGAGGGAGCGGGCCGAGCAGGAGGCCGAGTGGCAGACCAG GTGGTTTCATCAAGGCAGCAACCCGCACACGGGGGCTCCCGACTGGTTGTATGCGGGGGGCTACTTTGAGCGGAATTTCTCCCGCTGCCCAGATATCTACTGA
- the OSBPL2 gene encoding oxysterol-binding protein-related protein 2 isoform X2, with translation MFTRSDFSVWSILKKCIGLELSKITMPIAFNEPLSFLQRITEYMEHVDLIHRASCQPQALERMQCVAAFAVSAVASQWERTGKPFNPLLGETYELIREDLGFRFISEQVSHHPPISAFYSEGLHQDFLFHGSIYPKLKFWGKSVEAEPRGTITLELLKHNEAYTWTNPTCCVHNVIIGKLWIEQYGTVEIVNHRTGDKCVLHFKPCGLFGKELHKVEGHIQDKNKKKLFMIYGKWTECLWGIDPAAYESFKKRERRGDHLSKPQPDDSSQKADGDVADAVPEVQETVQVIPGSKLLWRVNTRPPNSAQMYNFTSFTVSLNELQSGMEKTLAPTDCRLRPDIRGMENGDMDLASQEKERLEEKQREARRERAEQEAEWQTRWFHQGSNPHTGAPDWLYAGGYFERNFSRCPDIY, from the exons ATGTTTACCAGAAGTGACTTCAGCGTGTGGAGTATATTAAAGAAATGCATCGGCCTG GAGCTGTCCAAGATCACCATGCCCATCGCCTTCAACGAGCCTCTGAGTTTCCTCCAGCGGATCACGGAGTACATGGAGCACGTGGACCTCATTCACAGAGCCTCCTgccagccccaggccctggaaAGGATGCAG TGCGTTGCTGCCTTTGCGGTGTCGGCGGTGGCTTCCCAGTGGGAGAGGACCGGCAAGCCCTTCAACCCGCTCCTGGGAGAGACTTACGAGCTGATCAG GGAGGATTTAGGGTTCAGATTTATATCCGAGCAGGTGAGCCACCACCCCCCGATCAGTGCATTTTATTCAGAGGGCCTCCACCAGGACTTCTTGTTTCACGGCTCCATCTACCCGAAGCTGAAGTTCTGGGGCAAGAGCGTGGAGGCCGAGCCCCGGGGCACCATCACGCTGGAGCTGCTCAA ACACAATGAGGCTTACACCTGGACCAACCCTACCTGCTGTGTGCACAACGTGATTATCGGGAAGCTCTGGATAGAGCAGTACGGGACGGTGGAGATTGTAAACCACAG AACTGGAGATAAGTGTGTGCTTCATTTTAAACCATGTGGACTGTTTGGAAAAGAACTTCACAAAGTGGAGGGGCACATCCAGGACAAAAA CAAAAAGAAGCTCTTTATGATCTATGGAAAATGGACAGAGTGTTTGTGGGGAATAGACCCTGCTGCGTACGAGTCCTTCAAGAAGCGGGAGAGGAGAGGCGACCACCTGAGCAAGCCACAGCCG GACGACAGCTCCCAGAAAGCTGACGGCGATGTGGCGGATGCCGTGCCCGAGGTTCAGGAGACTGTGCAGGTCATTCCAGGCAGCAAGCTACTCTGGAGGGTCAACACTCGGCCCCCCAACTCTGCCCAG ATGTACAATTTTACCAGCTTCACCGTCAGTCTCAACGAGCTGCAGAGCGGCATGGAGAAGACCCTGGCTCCCACGGACTGCCGCCTGCGCCCCGACATCCGCGGCATGGAGAACGGCGACATGG ATCTGGCGAGCCAGGAGAAGGAGCGGCTGGAGGAGAAGCAGCGGGAGGCCCGGAGGGAGCGGGCCGAGCAGGAGGCCGAGTGGCAGACCAG GTGGTTTCATCAAGGCAGCAACCCGCACACGGGGGCTCCCGACTGGTTGTATGCGGGGGGCTACTTTGAGCGGAATTTCTCCCGCTGCCCAGATATCTACTGA
- the OSBPL2 gene encoding oxysterol-binding protein-related protein 2 isoform X3, whose product MNGEDEFFDAVTGFDSESSSGGFSEASQRVAAVMCVDSGRSNGVGKAGERPPRENGIQKHRTSLPAPMFTRSDFSVWSILKKCIGLELSKITMPIAFNEPLSFLQRITEYMEHVDLIHRASCQPQALERMQCVAAFAVSAVASQWERTGKPFNPLLGETYELIREDLGFRFISEQVSHHPPISAFYSEGLHQDFLFHGSIYPKLKFWGKSVEAEPRGTITLELLKHNEAYTWTNPTCCVHNVIIGKLWIEQYGTVEIVNHRTGDKCVLHFKPCGLFGKELHKVEGHIQDKNKKKLFMIYGKWTECLWGIDPAAYESFKKRERRGDHLSKPQPDDSSQKADGDVADAVPEVQETVQVIPGSKLLWRVNTRPPNSAQTTVKRTQNPHLHGRHLAAATAGSQQSVK is encoded by the exons ATGAACGGCGAGGACGAATTCTTTGATGCTGTCACAG GCTTCGATTCTGAGAGCTCTTCCGGGGGATTTTCAGAAGCAAGTCAGAGAGTCGCTGCGGTGATGTGTGTGGACTCCGGCAGAAGTAACGGGGTCGGAAAGGCCGGGGAGAGGCCCCCTCGAGAAAATGGAATTCAGAAGCACAG GACGTCACTGCCTGCCCCGATGTTTACCAGAAGTGACTTCAGCGTGTGGAGTATATTAAAGAAATGCATCGGCCTG GAGCTGTCCAAGATCACCATGCCCATCGCCTTCAACGAGCCTCTGAGTTTCCTCCAGCGGATCACGGAGTACATGGAGCACGTGGACCTCATTCACAGAGCCTCCTgccagccccaggccctggaaAGGATGCAG TGCGTTGCTGCCTTTGCGGTGTCGGCGGTGGCTTCCCAGTGGGAGAGGACCGGCAAGCCCTTCAACCCGCTCCTGGGAGAGACTTACGAGCTGATCAG GGAGGATTTAGGGTTCAGATTTATATCCGAGCAGGTGAGCCACCACCCCCCGATCAGTGCATTTTATTCAGAGGGCCTCCACCAGGACTTCTTGTTTCACGGCTCCATCTACCCGAAGCTGAAGTTCTGGGGCAAGAGCGTGGAGGCCGAGCCCCGGGGCACCATCACGCTGGAGCTGCTCAA ACACAATGAGGCTTACACCTGGACCAACCCTACCTGCTGTGTGCACAACGTGATTATCGGGAAGCTCTGGATAGAGCAGTACGGGACGGTGGAGATTGTAAACCACAG AACTGGAGATAAGTGTGTGCTTCATTTTAAACCATGTGGACTGTTTGGAAAAGAACTTCACAAAGTGGAGGGGCACATCCAGGACAAAAA CAAAAAGAAGCTCTTTATGATCTATGGAAAATGGACAGAGTGTTTGTGGGGAATAGACCCTGCTGCGTACGAGTCCTTCAAGAAGCGGGAGAGGAGAGGCGACCACCTGAGCAAGCCACAGCCG GACGACAGCTCCCAGAAAGCTGACGGCGATGTGGCGGATGCCGTGCCCGAGGTTCAGGAGACTGTGCAGGTCATTCCAGGCAGCAAGCTACTCTGGAGGGTCAACACTCGGCCCCCCAACTCTGCCCAG ACCACAGTAAAAAGGACACAGAACCCCCACCTACACGGACGTCACCTCGCCGCAGCCACTGCTGGCTCCCAGCAGAGTGTAAAATAG